From Monomorium pharaonis isolate MP-MQ-018 chromosome 9, ASM1337386v2, whole genome shotgun sequence, the proteins below share one genomic window:
- the LOC105838302 gene encoding protein SHQ1 homolog translates to MHPAHLTMMSHMFTMKKRQIAVLLGEDSAPCTNNQKTSLVQTWNNFVSSNLRLPRLFGEPLSVTVVNDEILNCDFLENSSTRKKDLTYISQKARLLHLKQNTPDYMKSMLELTPKMNQDWLIVDESELINIRNDLNFLKNLIDTHEENNTMKSVPCFKETEKIMEDTMICSSDSLDVDPRNQEADIHKDMDVESFLVVSHSDVPAAPVGLTIENSMSRISNICRNAWNSLTCSLYCKPARMSVKYPLCLTKSHHYRKVNVIAVGRGRGRAKCQLRRSGVSQTLCRKEFIKSNDSENNLVDVTANDCIELDDKPDSLEFNMDTTDSTRIAERIHSPVRSHFSKGTPAKEKAKTHRKKIKTKDVTKMRYIPSSYRMSDYCEDSNDKMLNAQENSSQLRTLSENSDDDWIVFEDEDEDEDEDDGDGDGDGDGDGDGDGDGDSSMRINDTTYINFIETHDDELPSSRRLLSDSSNDSDNFNTFDSSDALNSSFKSEENDDVDGCDEISFHDGSSQLEDDLVIFTDENSEELTTQTKKVCFDPTPVVHVMVTWNYAYRAARRGPWEQYARDNERFRGRINSIAIVLDPVLRNKHRSQVWQKRFSFLE, encoded by the exons ATGCATCCTGCACACCTTACAATGATGTCTCACATGTTCACGATGAAGAAAAGGCAAATCGCCGTTTTACTTGGAGAAGACAGTGCACCGTGCACGAACAATCAGAAAACATCTCTTGTTCAAACATGGAATAATTTTGTCAGCAGTAATTTAAGATTACCAAGATTATTTGGAGAACCGCTATCTGTCACTGTCGTAAATGACGAAATATTGAATTgtgattttttagaaaattcgtCGACAAGGAAAAAGGATCTGACATACATTTCGCAGAAAGCAAGGCTCTTACACTTAAAGCAAAACACTCCTGATTACATGAAGTCGATGTTAGAACTTACACCTAAGATGAATCAAGATTGGCTTATCGTCGACGAGTCtgaattaattaacataagaAACGACCTGAACTTTCTAAAGAACTTGATTGACACACACGAggaaaataatacaatgaaaTCTGTGCCGTGCTTTAAGGAGACAGAGAAGATAATGGAAGATACTATGATCTGTTCTTCGGATTCTTTGGACGTCGATCCACGGAATCAGGAAGCTGACATTCACAAAGATATGGATGTCGAGTCTTTCCTCGTGGTTTCTCACTCGGATGTCCCAGCTGCACCCGTAGGTCTTACCATAGAAAATTCAATGTCACGCATCTCTAATATTTGTCGAAATGCTTGGAATAGTTTAACTTGCAGCTTGTACTGTAAACCAGCAAGAATGTCCGTGAAGTATCCGCTGTGTTTAACGAAGTCGCACCACTATCGGAAGGTCAACGTCATCGCGGTAGGCCGAGGTCGTGGTAGAGCAAAGTGCCAGCTAAGACGTTCTGGAGTAAGCCAAACCTTATGTCGGAAGGAATTTATCAAGTCTAACGATAGCGAGAACAATCTCGTCGATGTAACAGCGAACGATTGCATTGAGTTAGATGATAAACCAGACAGCTTAGAATTCAACATGGATACTACGGATTCTACTCGAATTGCAGAACGGATCCATAGCCCAGTAAGGTCCCATTTTTCCAAAGGAACACCTGCgaaagaaaaagcaaaaacgCACAGAAAGAAGATTAAAACGAAAGATGTAACCAAAATGCGTTACATACCCAGTTCTTATAGAATGAGTGATTATTGCGAGGACAGCAACGATAAAATGCTCAATGCACAGGAAAATTCATCCCAATTGCGAACGTTGTCGGAGAACTCCGATGACGATTGGATTGTCTTCGAAGACGAAGACGAAGACGAAGACGAAGACGATGGCGATGGCGATGGCGATGGCGATGGCGATGGCGATGGCGATGGCGATGGCGATTCTTCGATGAGAATAAACGATACTAcctacataaattttatcgaaacTCACGATGATGAGCTACCTTCGTCTCGCCGATTATTATCTGATAGTTCCAATGATTCTGATAATTTCAATACGTTCGATAGCTCTGATGCTCTGAATAGTTCCTTTAAATCTGAAGAAAACGACGACGTCGATGGTTGTGACGAGATAAGCTTCCATGATGGAAGCAGCCAACTGGAAGATGATTTGGTCATCTTTACTGATGAAAACTCCGAGGAATTAACAACACAAACGAAGAAG gtCTGTTTCGACCCGACTCCAGTCGTACACGTTATGGTAACATGGAATTATGCGTATCGAGCAGCTCGAAGAGGTCCTTGGGAACAATATGCGCGGGACAACGAAAGATTTAGGGGACGTATAAATTCTATCGCAATTGTTCTTGATCcagttttaagaaataaacatcGCTCGCAAGTTTGGCAGAAACGATTCTCTTTTTTGGAATAA
- the LOC105829883 gene encoding uncharacterized protein LOC105829883, producing MKFVFKLALLCVAVAFVIAQDVQERPKTYRRLIPADVLRDFPGMCFASTKCATIEPTKSWELSPFCGRSTCVPADDNSGRLFELVEDCGPLPKANPKCKLSDKTNKTANFPDCCPIFECEEGAKLEYPEIPTLPPPSAADAAKAQPANP from the exons ATGAAGTTCGTTTTCAAACTCGCCCTGCTGTGCGTCGCGGTGGCCTTCGTCATCGCCCAGGATGTCCAGGAGCGCCCGAAAACCTATCGGAGACTGATACCCGCTGACGTCCTTCGCG ACTTCCCCGGCATGTGCTTCGCATCGACCAAGTGCGCGACGATCGAGCCGACGAAGTCGTGGGAGCTGTCGCCGTTCTGCGGCCGTTCGACCTGCGTGCCCGCCGACGACAACTCCGGCCGCCTATTCGAGCTGGTTGAGGATTGCGGCCCGCTGCCTAAGGCCAACCCCAAGTGCAAGCTCTCCGACAAGACCAACAAGACCGCGAACTTCCCCGATTGCTGTCCGATCTTCGAGTGCGAGGAGGGCGCGAAGCTCGAGTACCCGGAGATCCCGACCCTGCCACCGCCGAGCGCCGCTGACGCGGCGAAGGCGCAGCCGGCGAACCCCTAG
- the LOC105828213 gene encoding ras-related protein Rab-7a isoform X1, giving the protein MSEAAISLWYLQFGRHLQRMASRKKVLLKVIILGDSGVGKTSLMNQYVNKKFSNQYKATIGADFLTKEVMVEDRIVTMQIWDTAGQERFQSLGVAFYRGADCCVLVFDVSAPTSFKSLDSWRDEFLIQASPRDPDNFPFVVLGNKVDLESRAVSSKRAQQWCQSKNNIPYFETSAKEAINVEQAFQTIAKNALAQESEVELYNEFPDQIKLTNDQRSNGRGDSCAC; this is encoded by the exons ATGTCAGAAGCTGCGATCTCTCTTTGGTATTTACAGTTCGGGAGGCACCTG CAAAGAATGGCGTCCCGCAAGAAAGTGTTGCTGAAGGTCATTATCCTCGGGGATTCAGGAGTCGGGAAAACCTCCCTGATGAATCAGTATGTCAATAAAAAGTTTAGCAACCAATACAAAGCAACGATAGGAGCGGATTTTTTGACTAAGGAAGTAATGGTGGAGGATAGAATAGTTACTATGCAG ATTTGGGATACCGCTGGACAGGAGAGGTTTCAGTCATTAGGAGTGGCATTTTACAGAGGCGCGGACTGTTGCGTGCTAGTATTTGATGTATCTGCTCCGACTAGCTTCAAATCTCTAGATTCATGGAGggatgaatttttaattcaagccTCACCTCGGGATCCAGACAACTTTCCATTTGTCGTGCTTGGGAACAAAGTAGATCTTGAATCAAGAGCA GTGTCGAGCAAGAGAGCACAACAGTGGTGTCAATCGAAGAACAATATTCCATATTTCGAAACTAGTGCAAAAGAGGCTATTAATGTCGAGCAAGCTTTTCAAACGATAGCCAAGAACGCTTTAGCTCAAGAAAGTGAA GTGGAACTTTACAATGAATTCCCggatcaaatcaaattgacCAACGACCAAAGAAGCAATGGTAGAGGTGATTCATGTGCTTGCTAG
- the LOC105828213 gene encoding ras-related protein rab7 isoform X2 — translation MASRKKVLLKVIILGDSGVGKTSLMNQYVNKKFSNQYKATIGADFLTKEVMVEDRIVTMQIWDTAGQERFQSLGVAFYRGADCCVLVFDVSAPTSFKSLDSWRDEFLIQASPRDPDNFPFVVLGNKVDLESRAVSSKRAQQWCQSKNNIPYFETSAKEAINVEQAFQTIAKNALAQESEVELYNEFPDQIKLTNDQRSNGRGDSCAC, via the exons ATGGCGTCCCGCAAGAAAGTGTTGCTGAAGGTCATTATCCTCGGGGATTCAGGAGTCGGGAAAACCTCCCTGATGAATCAGTATGTCAATAAAAAGTTTAGCAACCAATACAAAGCAACGATAGGAGCGGATTTTTTGACTAAGGAAGTAATGGTGGAGGATAGAATAGTTACTATGCAG ATTTGGGATACCGCTGGACAGGAGAGGTTTCAGTCATTAGGAGTGGCATTTTACAGAGGCGCGGACTGTTGCGTGCTAGTATTTGATGTATCTGCTCCGACTAGCTTCAAATCTCTAGATTCATGGAGggatgaatttttaattcaagccTCACCTCGGGATCCAGACAACTTTCCATTTGTCGTGCTTGGGAACAAAGTAGATCTTGAATCAAGAGCA GTGTCGAGCAAGAGAGCACAACAGTGGTGTCAATCGAAGAACAATATTCCATATTTCGAAACTAGTGCAAAAGAGGCTATTAATGTCGAGCAAGCTTTTCAAACGATAGCCAAGAACGCTTTAGCTCAAGAAAGTGAA GTGGAACTTTACAATGAATTCCCggatcaaatcaaattgacCAACGACCAAAGAAGCAATGGTAGAGGTGATTCATGTGCTTGCTAG